A DNA window from Paramormyrops kingsleyae isolate MSU_618 chromosome 10, PKINGS_0.4, whole genome shotgun sequence contains the following coding sequences:
- the LOC140593121 gene encoding amino acid transporter heavy chain SLC3A2-like: protein MKDVEKPMTDGRTGNSSLCTEKNGSVTVKIADDSDVKFTGLSKEEVMKVAGKPGWVRTRWVLLILFWIGWIGMLAGAIVIIVKAPRCKSLPEIKWLNYGPLYKIWDVDVFTEAGGLKGVVEKIDDLSQLKVKGVVMGPLHTVQKDQPNTLNFMAINPEVGTNGDFESLVDKAHKKGLSVVLDLTPNYKGSKLWFDKIQVPSVAKNLKVAMSHWMDLGVDGFQLGGIDENFVDQSIWHSLKNTIKDNRTDGAKQRVLIGVSMQNTSAAVSTLHNISTVDLLLSRVLQPNVTGGQWAQAIQQLYESRNQTGLAWNIGSKTEGHLGTLVGPTLVKLYQMLLFTLPGTPVFSYGDEICLKSDVNATHNPKMVWDSLEHTEEKNETVKMMSEHRRSCHSFFKILSDLRGKERSLQHGDFLLLHNSTTSLAFLRQWDQSERYLTALNWGKKSVTLRLSHAHLPEHATVLLSTDPKTHPPEKSVQLGDLKLEAEEALLLHFPYTA, encoded by the exons ATGAAGGACGTGGAAAAGCCGATGACTGACGGAAGGACTGGAAATTCTTCCCTCTGTACCGAGAAAAATGGAAGCGTCACGGTGAAGATAGCGGACGATTCCGATGTTAAGTTCACTGGTCTTTCAAAAGAGGAGGTGATGAAGGTTGCTGGGAAACCGGG GTGGGTTAGAACACGTTGGGTTCTTCTGATCCTGTTTTGGATTGGTTGGATCGGGATGCTGGCTGGGGCCATTGTGATCATTGTCAAGGCCCCACGATGCAAATCTCTCCCAGAAATTAAGTGGTTGAACTATGGCCCCCTGTACAAGATTTGGGATGTGGATGTATTCACTGAGGCGGGTGGCCTGAAAG GAGTGGTGGAGAAAATAGACGACCTGTCTCAGTTAAAGGTGAAGGGTGTGGTAATGGGACCTCTTCACACTGTCCAGAAGGACCAACCAAACACACTAAACTTTATGGCCATAAACCCTGAGGTGGGGACGAACGGGGACTTTGAGAGCCTGGTGGACAAGGCTCACAAGAAGG GCCTTTCTGTGGTCTTGGATTTGACACCAAATTACAAGGGCAGCAAGCTCTGGTTTGATAAAATCCAGGTGCCCAGCGTTGCTAAAAACCTGAAG GTCGCTATGTCCCACTGGATGGATTTGGGAGTGGATGGATTTCAGCTGGGTGGAATCGATGAAAATTTTGTGGATCAAAGTATATGGCATAGTCTGAAGAACACTATTAAGGACAACAGAACTGATGGGGCAAAGCAAAG GGTCTTAATTGGGGTGAGCATGCAGAACACTTCAGCAGCTGTATCTACGCTCCATAACATTTCCACAGTGGACCTGCTGCTCTCCAGGGTTCTGCAGCCCAATGTCACTGGTGGTCAGTGGGCTCAGGCCATCCAGCAGCTGTATGAGTCACGCAACCAGACTGGTCTGGCTTGGAACATAGGCAGCAAGACTGAGGGGCACCTTGGCACATTGGTTGGGCCCACGCTGGTGAAGCTCTACCAGATGTTGTTGTTCACTCTGCCGGGGACGCCAGTGTTCAGCTACGGTGACGAGATCTGTCTGAAGAGTGATGTG AACGCTACACATAATCCCAAGATGGTTTGGGATTCACTGGAGCATACAGAGGAGAAGAATGAGACCGTGAAG ATGATGAGTGAGCACCGCCGGTCCTGCCACTCCTTCTTCAAGATCCTGAGCGACTTGCGGGGGAAAGAGCGCTCCCTACAACATGGGGACTTCCTGCTCCTTCACAATAGCACAACCTCTCTGGCCTTCTTGCGGCAGTGGGACCAGAGCGAACGCTACCTGACGGCCCTCAACTGGGGGAAGAAGTCCGTCACGTTGCGTCTGTCTCATGCCCACCTGCCCGAGCATGCCACTGTGCTGCTCAGCACTGACCCCAAAACCCACCCCCCAGAGAAATCCGTGCAGCTGGGAGACCTCAAGCTAGAGGCGGAGGAGGCCTTACtgctgcacttcccctatactGCTTAG